GCTTTGATTGCATACATCCAAAAGgtgtttttcagactacaacatcCCCCAAATTAACAGGACAAGACAATTGCCCAGAAACAAGCTACAAGACAAGCCCAGCAGAGAAAATGAGTGGGCATCATTAGTTGTCaccttcaacacacacacacaacctcaaACAGTTGTTGAAATCcaacaaaaacacaagaggcatACAGAGATGAGAACTGCTACAAACATAGGTGTCAACTCTGTCCATACAACTATTCAGGCAGCACAATTACAGACCCCAACAACATAACCCACACCATCAAGGGtctgtttacttatttttatGTTAACAGAAACTGCCATTTTTGTCAGCATTATCCTTCTGTACTCTACATAGGAAAAACAGAACAATCTCTGTGCAAGAGAACAAATTGACATAAATCTGACATTAATGATGCCAACACATAAAaatctgtttcagaacatttcaatctCCATAGAAGAAGAACAATGGCATTTAATTTATTTGGTATGGGTATATCTGAAACACACTGCTTTTAGCATTCTGGAAGAATATGAAGCACTGATGAGAAGTGCTTTTCTTTGTCCTGAAATTTGAGGCCCTAATTTTATACCCAGTTGCCTGAAAGTCactcccactgagttcagtgagatttacttctgagtaagcatcCACAAACTTGCACTACATACATTTAATAAAGATCTTGTTAAGTCTCCATTTTCactaatttccttttttaaacaaaatctggCATATCCACTACAATAATTAGAGATAATGATCTTTGTTGGAATGGTAAGTCTTGGAATGGCTTTCTGACAATGGTTCACTGTTGGAATAATAATGCTACAGCATTTCTTATAACATGAGTCGCCAAATAATTGTGTTATCTGATATCTATTTCTTGTTGTTGATGGAGTGTGCTGGTATATCTGTTTGTTTTGACAATCTGATAAAGTGCTAGTAATAAGGCAGATAGTACAGCCAAGCCCAAGTGTTTCCACTTTTGCATTCCATGGAATCTCCCTTGTTTGGATGTGAAAATTCCAGTGCGTTGTGCAAGGGGAAAACGGAAGTCAGGCCATGTGCCGGTGTGTGGCAAAAGGCAACAGACATTTATATGCTTCTGAAGGGCGGAGAGAGAAAACTGGCTCCATTCCATTCTCATAACTTGGGCTTGATCTTCATTCAATTAAATTGTCTGCACAGAGAAAACACTTTTTCATGCAATTGATAATTAAATTAGGGACAAGATGTGATACTGGCTGGTGGGTTACGTGGTTTTAGAAGGGAGCTCCAAGGAAAACAGGAAATATTGGCAACTAGGCATGGGAATAAAATTCCACCTTTATTTTCATAGTAACAAAGGATACTGTTGCCTTAATGCTTGTAAGCTTTCCATCTTGTTGATCTAGCATCTGCTTACTAAGACCCCAATGCTCTTCCCTCCACAAGAAAACATAAGATATTTGTTGCAGCAGAGAACAGCAGTTAAGTACTGAGTTTGTAGCTATTAAAAGAGAATAATTACTGTACTCTAGGAGCTGGCAGTAATAAGGGATTTTACCATTTATCTTTTTCTGGAAATCTACTCAGACAAAAGCATATGTAAAGCACACTTTCATGAATGCAGAAAAGCTTGGAGCCTTTATGGAGACAGACTGCTACTGCCTGTTTCTACAGTAAAGAGGGGATTAAAATGGTAACTTGTCTgtttaatgtattcacgaaggctttcacggccgggatctaacagctgttgtgggttttttgggttctttggccgtattctgaaggttgttcttcctaacgtttcgccagtctctgtggctcacATCTTCAAAggccagcactctgtgctctggtgtagttggcttgggagtgcagtatttatggctgtgagataggcttttgtctttttctgtagatgggtgattagtgtgttttgttgtgggtgcattgttgtgataaggagaagagattatctgtcacttgataggtgtcattagctggtcttttgtgtgcagtgatcccctgtccttgtggctgggtagagtttgttgaccttttgcactctgtatttttgagagctgggagccaagttttgttggctttcctcttttttgctgaagttctgctggtgcttgtggatttcaacttggcttccagctctcaaATGACAGATTGACAGGTGTTAGCTGGAATAGAAATGTGATttcagcacagcacagaaaaacagtattttctcagtttaaaatgcaggaacttcTCTCCGTAGCAGAGAGGAGATGTATCTGCTCTTAAGTACTGTAAAAGTGAAAGAAACTAGTTCCCAATAACATGACCTTTAATTTTCAGGAACACAGTTTTACTCTAGCATGCCTATACCTGTAGTTGTTGGGACAGGGGATCAAAAGAAGTAGTGGCCAGGTGGCAAGTGCCTCTTCAACCCTGGGCTTTGccagctgtctttttcttcctcctttccctccatttctttaaCACCAGTAGCTCATCTACTTTTGAAGAGAGTACACGAATGCCCTGAAGCCAGGGCTGAATGCTTTTCTGAGGAgtctatggaaaacaaaacaggatcTATTTGATCGTTTTCCTTTCAGTATCATGTTAAAATCTTCCTTTCCCAGTTTCAAAAAAGAAGCACATATTAGAATAAACCacacccttttttcatttcccACCTACTAAAACTTAGTAGATTTCTCAGCTGGCAAATCAGAGACGTATTTCTTCCTCAAAGAAGGTCAGATGTTGCCCTGATGAACCAGACGGTGCCCAGCCATCACAGCAGCAGGGGAAGAAAGCCCATTTTCAAACACCCAAACGACAAGACCTTTCTGCTTTCAACTGGTAAGGGTGAGTatggaatttgttgttgtttagccgttaagtcatgtccgactcttcatgaccccatggaccagagcacgccaggccctcctgtcttccactgtctcccggagtttggccagattcatgttggtagcttctgtgacactgtccagccatctcatcctctgccgtccccttctcctcttgccctcacactttcccaacatcagggtcttttccagggagagtgTGGAATAGTGCTCCCGAATTCACCCTTTCCGGCAGCTTGTGATTGTTTGAAAGTTAGTGTTGACTCGTTTAAGCACTGAAAAAATAAGGTGAACATTTTCTTCAAAAGTGAAACAGAGCAAACCAGACGTTGCTTTCAAAGTTTGCTTGTAAGGAAGGGCTCAGCAAGAGAAGGCTGaggcagccctccctccctccgtcccacGGGCAGAGAAAGGACCCGTTCACCTAGCACAGGATGTGGCAAGTCAGATCAGTTATCTGTGGGCGGATCTACATGTTAGTAGGGAACTGTACCTCCGGTTCCAGCCGACAAGCTTTGTGGGTTTTCTAGTGTGACATCTGAAGAACTCTACAGGGGAAATGAGTAAGGTAACCGCTTGAGTGCTAACAGCCCCGGGCTGTGATTGAGCCCAGAGGTTTTCGATGCAGACCATGATGATACACAGTGAGGCTGAAGAGGTATGGGAGATGATACCGAGGCGAAAATCCTCTACcatgtttttattcttcctcaATGCACAATTACTCCTGTTGTCTCATGTGACCTCATCTCCACCTCTGGATTAAAATAGCTgctgtttcagtttattttttttattttttatttttttgccccaCAGCAATGTGGGGCTTTGCTTTTACTATGAGTTTATGTTAACTCTGGAGCAAAATCGTGTGCTGTGTAGTGTCACTTTAGATGTCTATTTTTACACAGCCTTCCTTTGATGTGTGGAGTCAACTTGAGTGAAAGCTGTGGTAAATAGTTGAAAATAAGATAGAGCTGAAAAATGAAATGAGATTTGAAAGGGACTGTGGGAATATATACTTACAGCATTCCTCTGTACATGGTTACTTGAAAATAAACCTCACGGAATTCATTCACTTCAGAGTGCTCATACATAAAATCTAACTCATAGGTATTAACCAGACGCGCCCAGTAGCAATGACTACATCCCAGATCCTTTGCAGTACCAAACATGTCTGCAACATGAATGTGATTGCAGCTCCAGTGACAGGTTATTGGTAATTACATTAATGCTTAGACACATATTCAGGCCAATCGTCCTGTCTGAGACATCAGATCTGAAAAGTTTAGCTTCCAAAGAACAACTGTAAAACAATGTAAGTTGTTTATCAGTTACGTGAGGTGAGAAACACTCCTGCTGTGTGAGTCATACACTTCATGCAGGTAAGGAATTCCTCCTTCTAATGCTGGATTGTCTATAATGTATTTTTTGGCCCCATGAAGAACTGAACTGTTTATGTTGCAGATGTCTTACAAGAAGGATCAACCCAATGATGAAACCCACTCCCAGTGTGTTATCCCCAAACCTCGGGGAAACTGGGCACAGCTGATGAAATACATCTTGCTTGCTCTGTGTGTCTTCATCCTCTACCTCAGTGAACAAAGTCTTGATCATACTCTCCAGCGTCTTATCATCCATTTCACAGCCCTGCAAGTTGGAGCACTACTTAAGGGGATCTGCATTTTCGTGGAAGAGGTGCACCATCTGACATCCAGGTGACAAGACTGCTAGAAAACAGGAAGCAAAGATGGTTGCTGTCATGATGTGGCCATAGCAGTTGGTGTTCAAACTGCCTTtgcaaaagttttatttatttatttaaactatagctcctagaatcctccagccagcatggctactggctATTCTGGTTGGTGGGTACTGTGAACTATAGTCTAGAAAACACATTTCTGAACTATGTTTCAACCATAGATAAGGTTTTGCTGATTGAAAGTACCATAGGCATCTGATCAAACaaagctaaaacaaaacaaaaaacaacaacaacaaaaagacaaacaGAGAACATGAATTATCTGTGGGAGCCAAACCTGGCCCAGAGAGACCTGGCATGGTTCTTCTCTTGGATAGTCTGCAAAGCTGGGGAGCAGCAAGGATCTCAAGCCTACATTCCAGCCAGGAAAGAAGTGTTGGGATGACTGACCAAATGAAGtttgaagggggtgggggatgtAATACATGCAATTTTCATTCTAAAATTTTGGATGTCAGAGGTCTTTCATTCAAACCAGATGAGTTCAGCACTAAAAACTCCAACATTCTCCTATAGTTAAACCCATAAGAGTGAGGTAGGGTGAGGAATGTGGACAAGACCAGAGCCCCCAGTAAAGACCACAAACAACGTTCATTCCTGAGCTGAATGAAAGTCTTGGTCTAGATCAATCATTGGGGAATATGGTCTTCTAGCTTGAGCACTTCTTCCATCTTTATGAAGAAGATGGGATTCACAACCAGCATCTTTGCTGGTGAGATGTATAAATAATATTCATTCTATGGACACTGCTGCCAGTATTTGTAATGGAAGTTTGCCTGCTGCTTGCCAGTAGTTGTCAGCCCACCCCAAAGCAGATGTGGGAAGAGCAAGCACACAGAGGACTGAGATGTTGGGGAACAGGAGTGGTTGTGAGGGGCAAAGGTGTCTATCTCTCATCTCTGAAGCACACTGAAGTCTCTGACAAGATGGTAATCCATGTCTTGTTCTTTCGCCTCATGTATCTCTTTCCTACAGGTATTACGGGAGCTACCTCAAGGCCCTGAGTGCCTCCCTGGACTTACGCAGGCATgctctttttctgcttctgtgtgggGCAGCCTATCGGTTGCTCTTGAAAGAAGTTGGGCTGCCACTGTATTCAGAACTGAGTCTCCTGTGCCTCTGCCAGCTTTTGAGTATCATATTCGGCCTTCAGGTAGGATTGGCAGATAATTAAGTAACAGTGTGATGACTGATATTCCTTTCTTTAGGCTCTTAGCTCCAATGTGTTTTTCAAGATTTTCTCATCTATGAAGCACCTGTGAGCCAAGCATGGTCCACAGACCACATACAGCCCACCAAATCTTTTCTTGAGGGGTTCACATAACCCTCAGAAACAGTTTAAGAAATGGGGGGAGTGTTCTTCTGCTTCTGGAGGCATAAAGGAACAGCAGTTTTTATCCTGGTGTGTGTCTCTGCTCCCTTTgtgcaggacaaaaaaaatcccaaaccaaaTAATCAAAACAGGAAATAGACATCTGACTACATTCTTTTGCGGGGGGAGTTGCTCATTTGGGGCTATTTATTGGCTGGTCCTGGTCCTCGGTGGTTGAAGGGGAAAATAAGGCCCTCAGCCCTATTTTAGTTGCCCATTCCTTTTTGACTTtccctcaaaaaccctattagtgttgatgtatgtgaaatgttcaaggagtaaACATTGCCATTCCCACACccaagtgagcttccatggttgagtgaGGATTCAGCTGAGGTCTCCTGAGTGTCAACAGTCCACCTTTGTGAATAAATTATGGTTTATGGCGTTAACATCAAGTTGGTAACATCTGTGAAGTTGTTGAGGGGTCAACATCAAGTCTGTAAAATCTGTAAAATGTTCAAGCTGAGTAGCTTAGGCTTGACTATTTTGGGAGCAGTGCAACACCAATATGCCATGTCAAGGTAAGAGAGTTGGAGAAAACTTCTTGAGACCTTGGTATGGTTGGGGGAATGGAGTTTTGTTGATGAATTACAGTTGCGCCTGGAACATGGTTAATTGGCCTTGGGTAGTGTAGCTGAAACCAATTTGAAACCAGAGCTGCCTGCTGATTGGTGGACTCTTACAGCAGTGAACtgtgggatgatgggatttaAGGAAGATGTTTAGTTCTGTCTTGAATCATTGTCATGATGTAGGAAGCTCATTGTATTTGTTGTGAAGAGCTCTATACATGACTGTAAGTATAGCTTAGAGAGTTAGCTGTTCTTTGCTTTCTGTGGGGACAACCTCACTGTCTTGAGCTCTGTAAAGACTCCTTATGCTACCAAACTGGTTTTTATAATCACTGCTGAATAAATTGACCCTTTTGTCTTTGCTTTGCTACTTTaacttttaataaaatataaaattttaccCAAGCTGTGATTCTCTTACATAGCTGAGAGGGGTTGAAGATATTTTTTTCAGTGTCTGATGACTCTTGAAGAAGTGAAACATAAATAAAAACTTAAACTGCTAGtcagttttgtgttttctttactTGGGATACTGTAGTAAGAGGCACTTCCTTTTTCGATACATGAGGTAGCATAATGTGTGGTGGTCCTGGATGGGAGCTGCTACCTGACTGGAGAAATAGCAGAATGCatactttttctttcccccccttttatctCCAGCACCCCTCAGCTGCAGAAATCTCTGAAATATATGAGCAGAACAACTGTAACGTTGCCCAAGGACTAGCGTGGTCATACTATGTTGGATATTTGAAGTTCATTTTGCCTCGTAAGTAGCCTCCATTATTAGCTGCTAACAAAAAATAATATCACCCAAAATTCTACACCACAGAGATTCAGATTCGGAAATCATGTATACTAACATATATATAAGCCtacatatttattattaattcCATTTATATATttagcatttctctctctctctctctctctctctctctctctctctatctatctatctatctatctatctatctatctatctatctatctatctatctatctatctatctatctatctatctatctatctaacctacctacctacctacctacctacctacctacctacctcgaTCCTAATACAATTAGGGTTTTATTTGTTAAACACTAAAAGTTAGTGCTTGCTATATTTTTGTGCTTTGGACTTTAGATATGTTTATTTatatagattcactttaatcactgtgttacaatattcaaacagtttattttatCTCTTATTACTTTTACCTCCTTCAGTTCTCaaatacaccaactttccaagtccttgtcGTAATCCTAACCTGTCTATCTTAATGCTTTcaatctctctatctatctctgtctcttcttctctctaactgccctaactgtcccaaactgtctttttttttagttccgttagttccgcccctcctgtcctatcacaGGCTTCCACTCCACAGCTCTAACCTgacagacaggagtgacgtgtgagcTGTCCGTCACAATATCTATATTTGTTAATATAGATTTTATTTGTTAAACACTAAAAGTTAGTGCTTGCTATATTTTCTAAACCTTTACATATTGATTATTGTTTAGCTCTTTAAAACTACCAGTGATTAACAGAATATAATAACCAATGCCAGGTATCATATTAAAATTAATAACTAATTGAAATAGAAACACCGTTACAGTGAAAACTGCAGGCGGTGCAAATTCTCATTAGACAAAGTCAGTATAAAATGAGCAGCCTGCAGTAAATCTTTGGGGAGGGAAAATAAATAACACAAGAGTGCTGAGTTCTGGGAAGTTTTTGTGTCAAAGAGTacaatcagatggctgcaaaggcctGTGCCTGATTGTACAGGAAAAGGTCGCATTAATGGGAGTGATCTCCTTTAAAACAACCCTTCCGTCTGCCAGAGAATTGCTCCAGTACAGCCCCAAAACATAGAAGCCCAAAACTGGGCCAAAATGGTCTATCTTGGGCACAGATCATAGTTGGactggagtgcaattccccatATGTTGTGGGATCATTGGGACAAGCAGTACAAATTGTGATATaattccccatgtgatcacaccctcagttgCCTTACCTCACTTGCTTCACTCGGCCACTGGGCTTTGGTGCTGCATGTACTTCTCACCTGTTCTCAGACATGAGGAAATTGAGGGAGGGAGATATACTGCCTCTCTTTCCTTACATTGTGGGAATaaggggaggagggggagtcAAGGGAAGCGAGTCCTTTGGTTGCAGCCATCTGTCGTTTGTACAGTAACTTTATCTCAGAGGCACAACTAGCAATTCTGTTACCATTGGCAAGCAACACTCTTCCTTCATACCTACTCCACCATGAGGAAAGGGTGTGAGACCCAACACCACCAAGAAAAGGAGActggtatttccccccccccatgttttccAGACCcgtgcttcgcaggacagccatttttacagctgattggtgctcacaaaatggcttccctatgggcgatcttcgctggatgacaaggtattttccctattggaacacattaaaccgggtttcaatacattccaatggggaaacgaattttgcatgatgacgatttcactaaacagcaatttcaatgggacggattatcattgtcatgcggggcacaactgtagagTTAGGAggtattttcatgtatttttctaACACTCCCCAGTAGATTCATCTATCAATTTTGGTGGCCTCTAAATTTTGTTGCCCTGGGGCAAAGTGTCAGTTGCCTTGTTCCATATTCTAGGGTACTGTAAACCATTAGGACCTCTGGCTCCTGTATATGTAAAAGAATCAGCAGATTGAGCAGATGATTACGTAGGATAGGTGGAACAATATGACTCCATTTCTAATAAATGTATATCTTCTAACTTCAAAAGGGTCAGACCTCTGAGCTGGGGCTGAATGTAGCTCACCTAATTCTGAATGTCAGCAGTCTGTTTTCTTGTATTGCTGACTGCCAAAGTCCAGGCAGGCTAAACGAGCAGGTACTGAGCTTGGAAAATTCTTGTTCAGAAGAAATGTGTTGTGTCACTCGTTGCaaacctctcccttcccctccacaaTGTGTTATTGTTAATACTATTAAGCTTTTTCATTACTTCCTCTTGTTACTGTCTTTTTCTTGCAGTGAGTAGGAAGTTAATAGAATGGCAGAGTgtcataaaacttgaaaattttgATTCAAATGCCTCTAAAATTCCATAAAACACCCTTAAAAAGGAACTGCTCTGACCTTAAAACCTGCATAATTTCTTTTACTGCTCACtccattatttttgaaatataagtTTTGTTACCAAAACTTATAACCAAACCCTCCACAAGTAACTTCTTGTGGATAATGACGTTATTTGCTACGTTATTTGTTTGGCTGGGCAAGCTGGGAGCGGCTGAACTTTTACAGGGCTGAGTAGGCGCTTGACATGTCATTTCCGTCTTTGTGATGTGTAGGAGAGTGGAGGGAAGGGAGACTTCAGCCCAGCAGACAGGCACCTCATGACAGAGATCCCTAGACCATCCTCCTGGGTAGATAATTTTCAGTTTCATAATTGATACAGTCCTCGCAAGAACAACTACCCTCTAGTTTTAGAAAGCAGTGTTGTAATATTAACCAAAGTTATTAGATTAGGGGaggtttgctttctctctctcttctgaaaTGTTCCCCTTCTTCGTTATTGCACTAAAGGACTTGGTTCAGGGCAGCCGTCAGTCACAAACCTGAAACGTTTTTATTGTTCTGCAGCCAGCTGGAGCACTACTGTAACCTGAGCTGTTCAGGATCCTGTACCATTTATcagatttttccttcctttcctcatcCCAATAAAATTCAGTGCAAACAGCTGTTTGGCAAGTGTCCATCCAGACCTTGATTTTCCCATGAATAGCTTGTGTATTGGGAGTAGTGGGCGCACACACATCCTACTCCAGCCATAAGCTCTCTGTGgattgtaaacaacaacaaaatgaggcAACACCACTAACAATGAGTCTCCGCTGTCTCTTCTCTGTGGTTTTGCTTTGAAGGCTTCAAAGACTCAATTCGTGAGTTCAACAAAGAACATAACTTATTGCGGAACTGTGAGAAGACTTGGAAATTGCACATCCTGATTCCCCTCAGCTGTGACGTGTATGCCGACCTGCAGAAGGTGGACAGTCATCTTCAGTTCATAAGCAACCTCCCAGAACTTCAAATGGATCAAGctggcattaaaaaaagaagctacAAAAACAGTGTTTATGGGATATGTGGTGAAGATCAAATGGTTTGTTTCTCAGTAATCTCCTCTCCCTGCTCCAATCCAGTTATCAAAATATTTTCCTACCTTAATCTTAAGTGTTTATTGCATGAAAATTAAAGGTAGATCATCTGCGTTCCTCAGTGAGACATACTGTGAACAAGTAATTGAGATACATGAGCCAAAACCCTGTTCCATAAATTGTGCCTGTAGAAAATTGATAATGCCACCAGCAAGAGGAgagttttggtaattaaagagtttGTTACTTCTGTCTCACAGGTCTTCTGATTTGTTTGTAATCTGTTGCATTGCATATAAACTATCAAAGTTTGGGATTGAAGgggtaggattttggccattgatatTGTGACACTAAagacaacaaaataaacaattgaaTTAGAAGCTTCACGACTTCAAACAGCAAAGCGATAAGGTGATTTTCCttcccaaaatgtttttaaagatgctgCCTTAGTTTATATCCTTCTCCATCCCAAAGAATCATATAATATTTTTGCAGGCACTGGTTAGAGATgctttctgacttatggcagagGTTAAAATCCAAATGAATTCTAGCGATTGATTCTTAGTGACACAATACAAACAAGGTATCTGTCATTCCATCCCAAACAAGAGCACTTGTGCCTggcagccttccattcttcctggAGAGAAAGGACAAAGACGGCTACCTACATAATTTCCATTGGGACTCTTAGCAGAACGGGCACTCTTGGTGTTGGCCTTATTCATCTGCAAATAGCCATGCAGCTGGGTGCTTGCTCAAGGATGTTGCCTAAAGGCATTGACCTGTTGAAGAGATGTGATAGGTAGCAGGAATAGGTGGGTATCATATCCACTAGGTTGAGCATTTCTATTGACGAAGCACTGAAGCAAGCGTTGATTCAGCAATGAAGGTTTTTTCCATGAGGTTCAAATCAGATCCATCTTGTTGTGTCCTTTTTAGGATCTTATGGCTGGGATGGTGGGAggttgagatacagtggtgcctcgcttagcgatcgctccgtttagcgacggaatcgctttgcgacgcattttttgcgattgcaaaagtgatcgctttgcaatgttccctatggggtattttcactttgcgatgactggtcatcgcaaagcaaccatttctggccagctgattggtggtttcaaaatggccgccaggaaaaaaacatggccgtccgctgttttctgggacggattcctcgcttaagaggcaccagaaatggccgcgctatggaggatctttgctgaatggtgagttttaagcccataggaatgcattaatcatgttttaatgcatttctgtgggcttttttatttcgcattgcgacatttttgttctgcagcgatttttgcggaacgaattaacgtcgcaatgcgaggcaccactgtacttccctttCCACTACTAATCTCCTTGGTGAATACCTTTTTGATCAGGGCCTGGGCTTTTCATGGATCCTCTTCCTGAGGCATTTTTACCACCCAGCCCTGCAGGTGCTGGCAGGGAAACTGCTTCAGCTGTACACTTCCGTTATAAGAGTTATGTGAAAGTACAGTAAGCAGTGCAATACTCCTTCATTCTAAGTGTGTATGCTCTATCTGTGCCAACCTTCCCTGGTGCCTTATAGATGAAGTatactacaacacccatcatccccagaggTTTAGTTCAGCATGTCAAGAACCACCAAGCTAGGTGCTAAATTTTGTAGATGGGCAATTCTCACAGAAACCTAACTTAGAGGCAGTTAGTCCTCCTGGACGgccacacaatggctgaaatccagccatAAGTGACAACTAGAATaagccctttgaatcagtgggatttggtgagtcaacacctagcTAAATTCTATTAATtgaatgggcctgctctaattgcAATTTGCTACTGGGTTTCAGTGCTTGTTTAAACCCTTAAGTACCACATTTTGGCCCCTTAATTTAAATTGTCTATTGTAGTAAACCAGATCTGGACTGGTAAAAGATTGAGGAAAGATTTCACAGAGAGAAAAGGCCAATAAGAGTTATGTGTTGACTTACCTTTCTTTTTCCACCTTCCTCTAGATGAATTATTGTGTTCTAGAATATGCCACCCCTCTGCTGTC
This sequence is a window from Pogona vitticeps strain Pit_001003342236 chromosome 4, PviZW2.1, whole genome shotgun sequence. Protein-coding genes within it:
- the STING1 gene encoding stimulator of interferon genes protein, whose product is MSYKKDQPNDETHSQCVIPKPRGNWAQLMKYILLALCVFILYLSEQSLDHTLQRLIIHFTALQVGALLKGICIFVEEVHHLTSRYYGSYLKALSASLDLRRHALFLLLCGAAYRLLLKEVGLPLYSELSLLCLCQLLSIIFGLQHPSAAEISEIYEQNNCNVAQGLAWSYYVGYLKFILPRFKDSIREFNKEHNLLRNCEKTWKLHILIPLSCDVYADLQKVDSHLQFISNLPELQMDQAGIKKRSYKNSVYGICGEDQMMNYCVLEYATPLLSLYAMSQDETAAFSRQDRTEQAKLFCRTLEEILQRSKDCSGCYRLIIYDDSEESDKHFLSKLILQHIRQQQHQEYAVYEREQNCIQTQNILPDENELLISGSDQPLPLQSGAY